One genomic segment of Streptomyces sp. NBC_00239 includes these proteins:
- a CDS encoding response regulator transcription factor has product MTIRLLLADDHPVVRAGLRAVLDTEPDFAVVAEASTAEQAVALAAAGPVDVVLMDLRFGAGMHGSEATAAITARPGAPRVLVLTTYDTDADILAAVEAGASGYLLKDAPPEELAAAVRTAAAGQSALAPAVALRLMDRMRTPAQALTKRELEVLQLVADGLSNQQISKKLFLSQATVKSHLVHVYAKLGVDSRTAAVALAGARRLIRTP; this is encoded by the coding sequence ATGACCATCAGGCTGCTGCTGGCCGACGACCACCCGGTGGTACGGGCCGGGCTGCGCGCGGTCCTCGACACCGAGCCGGACTTCGCGGTCGTCGCGGAGGCCTCGACCGCCGAGCAGGCGGTGGCGCTGGCCGCCGCCGGACCGGTCGACGTGGTCCTCATGGACCTCCGGTTCGGTGCCGGCATGCACGGCTCCGAGGCCACCGCGGCCATCACGGCCCGGCCCGGCGCCCCGCGGGTGCTGGTCCTCACCACGTACGACACGGACGCGGACATCCTGGCGGCGGTCGAGGCGGGCGCCTCCGGCTACCTGCTCAAGGACGCCCCGCCGGAGGAGCTGGCGGCGGCGGTCCGTACGGCCGCGGCGGGCCAGTCGGCGCTGGCTCCGGCGGTGGCGCTGCGCCTGATGGACCGGATGCGCACCCCGGCGCAGGCGCTGACCAAGCGGGAGCTGGAGGTGCTCCAGCTGGTCGCCGACGGCCTCTCGAACCAGCAGATCAGCAAGAAGCTCTTCCTCAGCCAGGCCACGGTCAAGTCCCACCTGGTCCACGTCTACGCCAAGCTCGGCGTCGACTCGCGCACGGCGGCCGTGGCGCTCGCGGGTGCCCGGCGCCTGATCCGCACGCCGTAG
- a CDS encoding ABC transporter permease encodes MFVAWKDLRFAKGRFALMGAVVVLITLLVGLLSGLTAGLARENTSAVTGLPADHLAFGAPAGGQKVSFTHSSVSESAWRSWAGRPGVAAADPVGIRTLNARAGERTAAVSAFGVEPDAGIAPRVPGVPLGPGRVILSEKAAAELGVTAGDTVRVGSVEETVAAVSGTAAYSHTPVVWVALDDWQRIGNSGTPPEEQATVIALRTTGGADLAAGDRAAGTKTLPLDEALTAIGSYTAENGSLQLMRGFLFVISALVIGAFFTVWTIQRSGDVAVLKALGASTPYLLKDALGQAVVMLLAGTGLGSGLAAAAGVLISGGDVPFVLDLPTVLIPAAVMIGLGVVGAALSIRRITAVDPLTALGSAR; translated from the coding sequence ATGTTCGTCGCATGGAAAGACCTCCGGTTCGCCAAGGGCCGCTTCGCCCTGATGGGCGCCGTCGTGGTGCTGATCACGCTGCTCGTGGGCCTGCTGTCCGGGCTGACCGCGGGCCTGGCACGGGAGAACACCTCGGCCGTCACCGGCCTGCCCGCCGACCACCTCGCGTTCGGCGCCCCGGCCGGCGGCCAGAAGGTGTCCTTCACCCACTCCTCGGTGTCCGAGAGCGCCTGGCGCAGCTGGGCCGGCCGGCCCGGCGTGGCCGCGGCGGACCCGGTCGGCATCCGCACCCTCAACGCGCGGGCCGGCGAGCGGACCGCCGCCGTCTCGGCGTTCGGCGTGGAACCGGACGCGGGCATCGCCCCCCGGGTGCCCGGCGTCCCGCTCGGGCCGGGCCGGGTGATCCTCTCCGAGAAGGCCGCCGCGGAACTCGGGGTCACGGCCGGCGACACGGTGCGCGTCGGCAGCGTCGAGGAGACGGTGGCGGCGGTGTCCGGCACGGCCGCCTACAGCCACACGCCCGTGGTCTGGGTGGCCCTCGACGACTGGCAGCGCATCGGCAACTCCGGCACCCCGCCGGAAGAACAGGCCACCGTGATCGCGCTGCGCACCACAGGCGGCGCCGACCTCGCGGCCGGCGACCGGGCTGCCGGTACGAAGACCCTGCCGCTGGACGAGGCGCTGACCGCCATCGGCTCGTACACCGCGGAGAACGGCTCGCTCCAGCTGATGCGCGGCTTCCTCTTCGTGATCTCCGCCCTGGTCATAGGGGCCTTCTTCACCGTGTGGACCATCCAGCGCAGCGGGGACGTCGCCGTCCTCAAGGCGCTCGGCGCGTCCACCCCGTACCTGCTCAAGGACGCGCTCGGCCAGGCCGTCGTCATGCTGCTCGCCGGCACCGGCCTCGGCAGCGGGCTCGCGGCCGCCGCCGGAGTGCTGATCAGCGGGGGCGACGTGCCCTTCGTGCTCGATCTGCCGACCGTGCTGATCCCCGCCGCCGTCATGATCGGCCTCGGCGTGGTCGGGGCGGCCCTGTCCATCCGGCGGATCACCGCCGTCGACCCCCTGACCGCCCTCGGGAGCGCCCGATGA
- a CDS encoding cytochrome P450 family protein, with translation MPLMDINGYAEGFNENPYPHYAAMRAAGPVHRVKDAGGDDLWLIVGYEEARQALANPALGKDWRIHERYTDNVQASEVNRNMLEADAPHHTRLRKLVAREFTGRRIEALRPRVQQVTDELLDAMAADPARQTDLIEALAFPLPMTVICELLGVPDLDREPFRLMSNEILAPATPETELKALQDMAAYLAVLIERKRAAGGEDLLSALIQTRDEDGDGDRLDGEELIGMAFLLLVAGHETTVNLIANGVRALLDHPEQLAALRADLDGLIDGAVEEMLRYDGPVENATFRFAHDDMEIAGTAIAKGDPVLVSLAASSRDGERYPEPDTFDIRRAPQGHLAFGHGIHFCIGAPLARMEARIAIRGLLERFPDLAEVGDREPYEWITSSLIRGVRHLPVRW, from the coding sequence ATGCCACTGATGGACATCAACGGATACGCCGAGGGCTTCAACGAGAATCCGTACCCGCACTACGCGGCGATGCGCGCGGCCGGACCGGTGCACCGCGTCAAGGACGCGGGCGGCGACGACCTCTGGCTGATCGTCGGATACGAGGAGGCCCGCCAGGCCCTCGCGAACCCGGCGCTCGGCAAGGACTGGCGCATCCACGAGCGCTACACCGACAACGTCCAGGCCAGCGAGGTCAACCGGAACATGCTGGAGGCCGACGCGCCGCACCACACCCGGCTGCGCAAGCTGGTCGCCCGCGAGTTCACCGGCCGCCGCATCGAGGCCCTGCGCCCGCGCGTCCAGCAGGTCACCGACGAACTGCTCGACGCCATGGCCGCCGACCCGGCCCGGCAGACCGACCTGATCGAGGCGCTCGCCTTCCCGCTGCCGATGACCGTCATCTGCGAGCTGCTGGGCGTCCCCGACCTGGACCGCGAGCCCTTCCGGCTCATGTCCAACGAGATCCTGGCGCCCGCCACCCCGGAGACCGAACTCAAGGCCCTCCAGGACATGGCCGCCTACCTCGCCGTGCTGATCGAGCGCAAGCGCGCCGCCGGCGGCGAGGACCTGCTCAGCGCCCTCATCCAGACCAGGGACGAGGACGGGGACGGCGACCGCCTCGACGGCGAAGAGCTGATCGGCATGGCCTTCCTGCTGCTGGTGGCCGGCCACGAGACCACCGTCAACCTGATCGCCAACGGCGTCCGCGCGCTGCTCGACCACCCCGAGCAGCTCGCCGCGCTCCGCGCCGACCTCGACGGACTCATCGACGGCGCCGTGGAGGAGATGCTCCGCTACGACGGGCCCGTCGAAAACGCGACGTTCCGCTTCGCCCACGACGACATGGAGATCGCCGGCACGGCCATCGCCAAGGGCGACCCGGTGCTCGTCTCGCTGGCCGCCAGCAGCCGCGACGGCGAGCGCTACCCGGAGCCCGACACCTTCGACATCCGCCGCGCACCCCAGGGCCACCTGGCCTTCGGCCACGGCATCCACTTCTGCATCGGGGCCCCGCTGGCCCGGATGGAGGCCCGGATCGCGATCCGCGGCCTGCTGGAACGCTTCCCCGACCTCGCCGAGGTCGGCGACCGCGAACCGTACGAATGGATCACCTCCTCGCTGATCCGCGGCGTCAGGCACCTGCCGGTCCGCTGGTAG
- a CDS encoding DMT family transporter, producing the protein MPPETKVSSLSATAPALAPRRPWAADLPVLLVAVVWGGSYLAAKGITVAHTVVAVLVLRFAVVLPVLVAAGWRGLRALTPAQWRGAGLLGLVLSGIFLLETYGVVHTSATNAGLIISLTMIFTPLAEAAVRRVRPRAAFLAAAGVSVAGVVLLTQGAGFTAPSAGDLLILLAALARTVHVLLMSRVKAVQDADALSLTTVQLGAAVVVFAVLAALPGSGSTPWAVAADFGPREWAGLLFLSVFCTLFAFFVQMWAVRRTSPSRVSLLLGTEPLWAAAAGIAIGGEHLGAAGLAGAALVLAGTAWGRRAATPEPA; encoded by the coding sequence ATGCCGCCGGAGACCAAGGTGTCCTCACTCAGCGCCACCGCGCCCGCTCTCGCCCCGCGCCGCCCCTGGGCCGCCGACCTGCCCGTCCTGCTGGTCGCGGTGGTCTGGGGCGGCAGCTACCTCGCGGCCAAGGGCATCACCGTCGCGCACACCGTCGTCGCCGTGCTCGTCCTGCGCTTCGCGGTGGTGCTGCCGGTGCTGGTGGCCGCGGGGTGGCGGGGCCTGCGGGCGCTGACCCCCGCCCAGTGGCGCGGCGCGGGCCTGCTCGGACTGGTGCTGAGCGGGATCTTCCTGCTGGAGACGTACGGAGTCGTCCACACCTCGGCCACCAACGCCGGTCTGATCATCAGCCTGACCATGATCTTCACGCCACTCGCGGAGGCAGCCGTACGCCGGGTCCGGCCCCGGGCGGCCTTCCTCGCCGCGGCCGGCGTCTCGGTCGCCGGGGTGGTCCTGCTGACCCAGGGGGCCGGCTTCACCGCGCCCTCGGCGGGCGATCTGCTGATCCTGCTGGCGGCCCTCGCCCGTACCGTCCACGTGCTGCTCATGTCGCGGGTCAAGGCCGTCCAGGACGCCGACGCGCTCTCGCTCACCACCGTCCAGCTCGGCGCCGCGGTCGTGGTGTTCGCGGTCCTCGCGGCGCTCCCCGGCAGTGGCAGCACGCCCTGGGCGGTCGCGGCGGACTTCGGTCCGCGGGAGTGGGCCGGGCTGCTCTTCCTCTCCGTCTTCTGCACGCTCTTCGCCTTCTTCGTGCAGATGTGGGCCGTGCGCCGCACCTCGCCCTCCCGGGTGAGCCTGCTGCTCGGAACCGAGCCGCTGTGGGCCGCGGCCGCCGGCATCGCGATCGGCGGTGAGCACCTGGGCGCCGCGGGCCTCGCCGGGGCCGCCCTGGTGCTGGCCGGTACCGCCTGGGGCCGCCGCGCGGCCACCCCCGAACCGGCCTGA
- the alc gene encoding allantoicase produces MAQRSTGLASFTGNANPYGGGDPYADYRTADFPFTQYANLAARELGAGVIAANDEFFAQRENLLIAEAAHFDPEDFGHKGKVMDGWETRRRRGISAEQPWPTAEDHDWALVRLGAPGVIRGIVVDTAHFRGNMPQAVSVEGASVAGAPTPEELLGDDVKWTTLVPRTPVGGHAANGFEVDAEQRFTHLRVNQHPDGGIARLRVYGEVLPDPKWLDALGSFDVVALENGGAVQDASNRFYSPPTNTINPGRSRKMDDGWETARRRDDGNDWIRYQLVAESEIRAVEIDTAYLKGNSAGWASLSVKTGEEGEWTEFLPRTRLQPDTNHRFVLDAPAVGTHVRIDIFPDGGFSRLRLYGSLTESGAAALTARHRELNG; encoded by the coding sequence GTGGCACAGCGTTCAACTGGATTGGCTTCCTTCACCGGCAACGCGAACCCGTACGGAGGCGGCGACCCGTACGCGGACTACCGCACCGCGGACTTCCCGTTCACCCAGTACGCGAACCTCGCCGCCCGTGAGCTGGGCGCCGGCGTCATCGCTGCCAACGACGAGTTCTTCGCCCAGCGCGAGAACCTCCTCATCGCCGAGGCCGCGCACTTCGACCCCGAGGACTTCGGGCACAAGGGCAAGGTCATGGACGGCTGGGAGACCCGCCGCCGCCGCGGAATCTCCGCCGAGCAGCCCTGGCCCACCGCCGAGGACCACGACTGGGCGCTCGTACGCCTGGGCGCCCCCGGCGTGATCCGCGGCATCGTCGTCGACACCGCCCACTTCCGCGGCAACATGCCGCAGGCCGTGTCCGTCGAAGGCGCCTCCGTGGCCGGCGCGCCCACCCCCGAGGAGCTCCTCGGCGACGACGTGAAGTGGACGACGCTGGTCCCGCGCACCCCGGTCGGCGGCCACGCGGCCAACGGCTTCGAGGTCGACGCCGAGCAGCGCTTCACGCACCTGCGCGTCAACCAGCACCCCGACGGCGGCATCGCCCGCCTGCGCGTCTACGGCGAGGTCCTGCCCGACCCGAAGTGGCTCGACGCGCTCGGCTCCTTCGACGTGGTGGCCCTGGAGAACGGCGGCGCCGTCCAGGACGCGTCCAACCGCTTCTACTCCCCGCCGACCAACACCATCAACCCGGGCCGCTCCCGCAAGATGGACGACGGCTGGGAGACCGCCCGCCGCCGCGACGACGGCAACGACTGGATCCGCTACCAGCTCGTCGCCGAGTCCGAGATCCGCGCCGTCGAGATCGACACCGCCTACCTCAAGGGCAACTCGGCCGGCTGGGCCTCCCTGTCGGTCAAGACCGGCGAGGAGGGCGAGTGGACGGAGTTCCTGCCGCGCACCCGCCTGCAGCCCGACACCAACCACCGCTTCGTCCTGGACGCCCCGGCGGTCGGCACGCACGTCCGCATCGACATCTTCCCGGACGGCGGCTTCTCCCGCCTGCGCCTGTACGGCTCGCTGACCGAGTCGGGCGCGGCCGCGCTGACCGCCCGCCACCGGGAGCTGAACGGCTGA
- a CDS encoding ABC transporter ATP-binding protein, whose amino-acid sequence MTLLVHDVTLTYPDGDGRLTALDAVCLDVPAGTLTAVVGPSGSGKSSLLAVAATLVTPDSGRVVVAGQDTARLTAAQKSALRREHIGIVFQQPNLLPSLSCAEQLLVMAHLSGRPSRHLRRRALELLDAVGLADKADRRPHQLSGGQRQRANIARALMNEPSVLLVDEPTSALDHERGEGVLDLLVGLTRERGTATVLVTHDRTHLGRMDHTATMTDGRLAPAADLKSLTG is encoded by the coding sequence ATGACCCTCCTCGTCCACGACGTCACGCTCACCTACCCCGACGGCGACGGCCGCCTGACCGCCCTGGACGCGGTCTGCCTCGACGTGCCCGCCGGCACCCTCACGGCGGTCGTCGGACCGTCCGGCTCGGGCAAGTCCAGCCTGCTCGCGGTGGCCGCGACGCTGGTGACGCCGGACTCCGGGCGGGTGGTGGTGGCCGGGCAGGACACCGCGCGGCTGACCGCGGCGCAGAAGTCCGCGCTGCGGCGCGAGCACATCGGCATCGTCTTCCAGCAGCCGAACCTGCTGCCGTCGCTGAGCTGCGCCGAGCAGCTGCTGGTGATGGCGCATCTGTCCGGACGGCCGTCGCGGCACCTGCGGCGCCGGGCGCTGGAGCTGCTGGACGCGGTGGGGCTGGCGGACAAGGCGGACCGGCGTCCGCATCAGCTGTCCGGGGGGCAGCGGCAGCGGGCGAACATCGCGCGGGCGCTGATGAACGAGCCGTCGGTGCTGTTGGTCGACGAGCCGACCAGTGCGCTGGATCACGAGCGGGGCGAGGGGGTGCTCGACCTGCTGGTCGGGCTGACGCGGGAGCGGGGGACGGCGACGGTGCTGGTCACTCACGACCGTACGCACCTGGGGCGGATGGACCACACCGCCACCATGACCGACGGCCGCCTCGCCCCCGCCGCCGACCTCAAGTCCCTCACGGGCTGA
- a CDS encoding dihydrofolate reductase family protein has product MGKLTLTTFLTLDGVMQAPGGPDEDRSDGFAYGGWQFPFADQDFGAYMGEVFGRAGGFLFGRRTYDTFAAFWPTLTDPADPIASRFNSLPKYVASNSLKDPEWAGTSVLTGDLRTAIEAAKEQTEGELQVHGSGELAQYLLGEDLVDELNLLIHPVFLGEGRRLFPAGGLPTACELTDSRTTGAGIVIHTYRPTGRATFGSMGG; this is encoded by the coding sequence ATGGGCAAGCTGACCCTCACCACGTTCCTCACCCTCGACGGCGTCATGCAGGCCCCCGGCGGGCCGGACGAGGACCGCAGCGACGGCTTCGCGTACGGCGGCTGGCAGTTCCCGTTCGCCGACCAGGACTTCGGCGCGTACATGGGCGAGGTGTTCGGGCGGGCCGGCGGCTTCCTGTTCGGCCGCCGTACGTACGACACCTTCGCGGCGTTCTGGCCCACGCTCACCGACCCGGCTGACCCGATCGCCTCGCGCTTCAACTCGCTGCCCAAGTACGTCGCCTCGAACTCCCTCAAGGACCCCGAGTGGGCGGGCACCAGCGTCCTCACGGGCGACCTGCGGACCGCGATCGAGGCGGCCAAGGAGCAGACCGAGGGCGAGCTCCAGGTGCACGGCAGCGGCGAGCTGGCCCAGTACCTCCTCGGCGAGGACCTCGTCGACGAACTCAACCTGCTGATCCACCCCGTCTTCCTCGGCGAGGGGCGGCGGCTGTTCCCGGCCGGCGGGCTGCCGACCGCGTGCGAGCTCACGGACTCCCGCACCACCGGCGCCGGCATCGTGATCCACACCTACCGGCCGACCGGACGCGCCACCTTCGGCAGCATGGGTGGCTGA
- the allB gene encoding allantoinase AllB, with translation MAVELVLRSTRVITPEGTRAASVAVADGKIAAVLPYEAEAPAGARVEDFGDDVLLPGLVDTHVHVNDPGRTEWEGFWTATRAAAAGGITTILDMPLNSLPPTTTVDNLRVKQDVARAKAHVDVGFWGGALPGNVKDLAPLHDAGVFGFKCFLSPSGVEEFPELDQEQLASSLAEITGFGGLMIVHAEDPHHLDSAPLVPGPKYTDFLASRPRDAENTAIENLIAQARRLNARVHVLHLSSSDALPLIAAAKAEGVRVTVESCPHYLTLTAEEVPDGASEFKCCPPIREAANQDLLWDALGDGTIDCIVSDHSPSTADLKTADFSTAWGGISSLQLGLPAVWTEARKRGRTLEDVVRWMSEAPARLAGLSQKGAIEAGRDADFAVLAPEETFTVDPAGLHHRNQVTAYAGRTLHGVVKSTWLRGAQIADHGTPSEPTGRLLERQN, from the coding sequence GTGGCTGTGGAACTGGTACTGCGCTCGACGCGCGTCATCACTCCCGAGGGGACGCGCGCGGCCTCGGTCGCCGTCGCCGACGGGAAGATCGCGGCCGTGCTGCCGTACGAGGCCGAGGCGCCCGCGGGCGCCCGGGTCGAGGACTTCGGCGACGACGTCCTGCTTCCGGGCCTGGTCGACACCCACGTCCACGTGAACGACCCCGGCCGCACCGAGTGGGAGGGCTTCTGGACCGCCACCCGCGCCGCCGCGGCCGGCGGCATCACCACCATCCTGGACATGCCCCTCAACTCCCTGCCGCCGACCACCACGGTGGACAACCTGCGCGTCAAGCAGGACGTCGCCCGCGCCAAGGCGCACGTGGACGTCGGCTTCTGGGGCGGCGCGCTGCCCGGCAACGTCAAGGACCTCGCCCCGCTGCACGACGCCGGCGTCTTCGGCTTCAAGTGCTTCCTGTCGCCGTCCGGCGTCGAGGAGTTCCCGGAGCTCGACCAGGAGCAGCTGGCCTCCTCGCTCGCCGAGATCACCGGCTTCGGCGGCCTGATGATCGTGCACGCCGAGGACCCGCACCACCTGGACTCCGCGCCGCTCGTCCCGGGGCCGAAGTACACCGACTTCCTGGCCTCCCGGCCGCGCGACGCCGAGAACACCGCGATCGAGAACCTCATCGCCCAGGCCCGGCGGCTGAACGCCCGCGTGCACGTCCTGCACCTGTCCTCCAGCGACGCGCTCCCGCTGATCGCGGCCGCGAAGGCCGAGGGCGTACGCGTCACCGTCGAGTCCTGCCCGCACTACCTCACCCTGACGGCCGAGGAAGTCCCGGACGGCGCCAGCGAGTTCAAGTGCTGCCCGCCCATCCGTGAGGCCGCCAACCAGGACCTGCTGTGGGACGCGCTCGGCGACGGCACCATCGACTGCATCGTCTCCGACCACTCGCCGTCCACCGCGGACCTGAAGACGGCCGACTTCTCGACCGCCTGGGGCGGCATCTCCTCCCTCCAGCTGGGCCTGCCGGCCGTCTGGACGGAGGCGCGCAAGCGCGGCCGCACCCTGGAGGACGTCGTCCGCTGGATGTCGGAGGCCCCCGCGCGACTGGCCGGGCTGAGCCAGAAGGGCGCCATCGAGGCCGGCCGTGACGCCGACTTCGCCGTCCTCGCCCCCGAAGAGACCTTCACCGTGGACCCGGCCGGTCTCCACCACCGCAACCAGGTCACGGCGTACGCGGGCAGGACCCTGCACGGCGTCGTGAAGTCCACCTGGCTGCGCGGTGCGCAGATCGCCGACCACGGCACCCCGTCCGAGCCCACCGGCCGACTCCTCGAAAGGCAGAACTGA
- a CDS encoding sensor histidine kinase — protein MEPRPLTPVSRILRLCLHALLLGLLALAAVRATADAEPRAGWTVAAAAVMAALYCAGVRAPAVRSSPRAGALWLAVLLVAWAGLLAVSPLGVWIAFPLYFLHLHLLPLRWAVPAVAVTACGAIAGFVAHSPTVNPGAFLGPLLGAAVAVATALGYQALYRESERRRELIEELITTRAELAAAERGAGTMAERERLAREIHDTLAQGLSSIQLLLRAAERSLPAGSPAAGHIARAREAAQENLAEARRFVRALTPPDLEHGSLAAALERLCSAAPGPRVRFSLSGGPAELPTPYEVALLRIAQSALANVVRHARAERAEITLTFMDTSVTLDVVDDGRGFDPRSAPSGEGGFGLPAMRSRAESLGGTFTVESAPGQGTALAVTLPLPVAPA, from the coding sequence ATGGAGCCCCGCCCCCTGACCCCCGTCTCCCGCATCCTGCGGCTGTGTCTGCACGCCCTGCTGCTGGGCCTGCTGGCGCTGGCCGCCGTACGGGCCACGGCCGATGCCGAGCCGCGGGCCGGGTGGACGGTGGCGGCCGCCGCGGTGATGGCCGCGCTGTACTGCGCGGGCGTGCGCGCCCCGGCGGTGCGCAGCTCGCCGCGCGCCGGCGCGCTGTGGCTGGCCGTCCTGCTGGTGGCCTGGGCGGGCCTGCTCGCGGTGTCGCCTCTCGGGGTGTGGATCGCCTTCCCGCTGTACTTCCTGCACCTGCACCTGCTGCCGCTGCGGTGGGCGGTGCCGGCCGTGGCGGTCACCGCGTGCGGGGCGATCGCGGGCTTCGTCGCGCACAGTCCGACCGTGAACCCGGGGGCCTTCCTCGGCCCGCTGCTGGGCGCGGCGGTGGCCGTCGCGACCGCCCTGGGCTACCAGGCGCTGTACCGGGAGAGCGAGCGCCGCCGGGAGCTGATCGAGGAGCTGATCACGACCCGCGCGGAGCTGGCCGCCGCCGAACGCGGCGCCGGCACCATGGCCGAGCGGGAACGGCTGGCCCGCGAGATCCACGACACGCTGGCCCAGGGCCTGTCCTCGATCCAGTTGCTGCTGCGCGCGGCGGAACGCTCGCTGCCGGCGGGTTCGCCGGCGGCCGGGCACATCGCGCGGGCCCGCGAGGCCGCCCAGGAGAACCTGGCCGAGGCCCGCCGCTTCGTCCGCGCCCTGACCCCGCCCGACCTGGAGCACGGTTCGCTGGCGGCCGCGCTGGAGCGGCTGTGTTCGGCCGCGCCCGGGCCCCGGGTGCGGTTCTCGCTGAGCGGCGGCCCGGCCGAGCTGCCCACCCCGTACGAGGTGGCGCTGCTGCGGATCGCGCAGTCGGCGCTGGCGAACGTGGTGCGGCACGCGCGGGCGGAGCGCGCCGAGATCACGCTGACCTTCATGGACACCTCGGTGACCTTGGACGTCGTGGACGACGGGCGGGGCTTCGACCCTCGGTCCGCGCCGTCCGGCGAGGGCGGCTTCGGCCTGCCCGCGATGCGTTCGCGCGCCGAGTCCCTCGGCGGCACGTTCACCGTGGAGTCTGCGCCCGGCCAGGGCACCGCGCTGGCCGTCACCCTGCCGCTGCCGGTGGCGCCGGCATGA
- a CDS encoding IclR family transcriptional regulator yields the protein MPTSSASTTDASSKAPAASGGVQSLERAFDLLERMADAGGEVGLSELSAASGLPLPTIHRLMRTLVACGYVRQQTNRRYSLGPRLIRLGESASRLLGTWARPYLARLVEETGETANMALLDGDEIVYVAQVPSKHSMRMFTEVGRRVLPHSTGVGKALLAYTPADEVRALLARTGMPAATEKTITTPEGFLEALEQVRRAGYAVDDNEQEIGVRCLAVSVPNSPTAAAISISGPAGRVTEAATETIVPVLQGIAAELSVALSNQNPA from the coding sequence GTGCCGACGTCCAGCGCCAGCACCACCGACGCTTCCTCAAAGGCCCCTGCCGCCAGCGGTGGCGTCCAGTCCCTTGAGCGCGCCTTCGATCTGCTCGAACGTATGGCCGACGCCGGGGGCGAGGTCGGCCTGAGCGAGCTCTCCGCCGCCAGCGGACTCCCGCTGCCCACCATCCACCGCCTGATGCGCACCCTGGTCGCCTGCGGCTACGTGCGCCAGCAGACCAACCGGCGGTACTCGCTCGGCCCCCGCCTGATCCGGCTCGGCGAGTCCGCCTCGCGGCTGCTGGGCACCTGGGCCCGGCCCTACCTGGCCCGGCTCGTCGAGGAGACCGGCGAGACCGCCAACATGGCCCTGCTCGACGGGGACGAGATCGTCTACGTCGCCCAGGTGCCGTCCAAGCACTCCATGCGGATGTTCACCGAGGTCGGCCGCCGGGTGCTGCCGCACTCGACGGGCGTGGGCAAGGCGCTGCTCGCGTACACGCCTGCCGACGAGGTGCGGGCGCTGCTCGCCCGGACCGGCATGCCCGCCGCCACCGAGAAGACCATCACCACTCCGGAGGGCTTCCTGGAGGCGCTGGAGCAGGTCCGCCGGGCGGGCTACGCGGTGGACGACAACGAGCAGGAAATAGGAGTCCGGTGCCTGGCCGTGTCGGTGCCGAACTCTCCGACGGCCGCCGCGATCTCCATCTCCGGCCCGGCCGGTCGCGTCACCGAGGCCGCGACCGAAACGATCGTCCCCGTCCTCCAGGGCATCGCCGCCGAACTCTCGGTAGCCCTCTCCAACCAGAACCCGGCGTAG